A genome region from Christensenella minuta includes the following:
- a CDS encoding sugar phosphate isomerase/epimerase family protein, protein MKKVSIGSWAYVFGAFADDPVLLPQLCEKLNELGFDGISMGGFKPHANPELYDTPEKREELKQLLQKYNLEVADFACDLWSLDSLKQPEEWIALFEKNAEFASQMGFKTIRVDSGTEPVLPEGMTYEQARAKIVDNFKRIAKIAQKYGLEVVWEFEPGFMINEPNYIVETYEAVNEPNFSILFDTCHGYMSAVMGARHIEPNKLEGGLVEFIEMLKGKIGLVHVIDSDGTLNVANTSTHAPFGLGKVDFDEAIPALLEKADYKGDWWAIDLCEWPDAWNVTADCKAFVDGFNKKYCG, encoded by the coding sequence ATGAAAAAAGTATCGATTGGAAGCTGGGCATATGTATTTGGGGCGTTTGCAGACGATCCGGTTCTGCTCCCGCAACTGTGCGAGAAACTGAACGAACTTGGATTCGACGGGATCAGCATGGGCGGGTTCAAGCCGCACGCGAATCCCGAGCTGTATGACACGCCTGAAAAAAGGGAAGAGCTGAAGCAGCTTCTTCAAAAATACAACCTTGAAGTGGCGGATTTCGCCTGCGACCTGTGGAGCCTCGATTCCCTGAAGCAGCCCGAGGAATGGATCGCCCTGTTTGAAAAGAACGCGGAATTCGCGTCACAGATGGGCTTTAAGACGATCCGCGTGGACTCCGGCACGGAGCCGGTCCTGCCTGAGGGGATGACGTACGAACAGGCGCGCGCAAAAATTGTGGATAACTTCAAACGCATCGCAAAGATCGCGCAGAAATACGGCCTCGAGGTCGTTTGGGAATTCGAGCCCGGTTTCATGATTAACGAGCCGAATTATATTGTCGAGACATATGAAGCGGTGAACGAGCCGAACTTCAGCATCCTGTTCGATACCTGTCACGGGTATATGTCCGCGGTTATGGGCGCGCGCCACATCGAGCCGAATAAGCTTGAAGGCGGCCTTGTGGAATTTATCGAAATGCTGAAGGGCAAGATCGGCCTTGTACATGTGATCGATTCGGACGGCACGCTTAACGTGGCGAACACAAGCACGCATGCGCCGTTCGGCCTCGGCAAGGTAGACTTTGACGAAGCGATCCCGGCCCTGCTCGAAAAAGCGGACTATAAAGGCGACTGGTGGGCGATCGACCTGTGCGAATGGCCGGATGCGTGGAACGTGACAGCAGACTGCAAGGCGTTCGTGGACGGGTTCAACAAAAAATACTGCGGCTGA
- a CDS encoding cupin domain-containing protein — MEANEIRNILERGEGILSLAPAWVPRPFNRPGKRIRLHPDDYYAMGLRRGAIVERWFSSITKVETEGAEEFEGMSFVNVDGNADHLVLFKEFVETLGAELIGEKLVQDYGTWPMYSKFYDYNEPLFHHVHHREEACAKVGVMPKHEHYFFPKQYNNHLGIRPVTYFGFDPSVTKEQVKERLSKFETADGRILELSRAFRMELGTGWFTPAGVVHAPGSLCTYEPQWNSDVMAMWENIVEGEVFGYESLCGYVPAGSERDLDAIMDAADWELNTIANYREKFFRPPVTDEAGEGFKQDWICYGNDFVAAKELTVDPGAEVLIRDAAAYGCLAVQGRGQFGKFVIETPTLIRYGQLTADEFFVSNARAREGVLVKNTSPVEPLVILKHFGPDCGMPQV, encoded by the coding sequence ATGGAAGCAAATGAAATCAGAAATATTCTGGAGCGCGGAGAAGGAATTCTTTCCCTCGCTCCTGCCTGGGTGCCCCGGCCGTTCAACCGTCCGGGAAAGCGGATCCGCCTGCACCCGGACGATTATTATGCGATGGGCCTTAGGCGCGGCGCAATCGTGGAACGCTGGTTCTCCTCCATTACGAAGGTAGAGACCGAGGGCGCGGAAGAATTCGAGGGCATGAGCTTTGTCAACGTGGACGGAAACGCGGACCATCTTGTTCTGTTCAAGGAGTTCGTGGAGACGCTGGGCGCCGAGCTGATCGGCGAAAAGCTGGTGCAGGATTATGGAACATGGCCGATGTATTCCAAATTTTATGATTACAACGAGCCGCTGTTCCACCATGTCCACCACCGTGAGGAGGCGTGCGCAAAGGTTGGCGTTATGCCTAAGCACGAGCACTATTTCTTTCCCAAGCAATATAACAACCACCTCGGCATCCGCCCGGTGACCTATTTTGGTTTTGATCCGTCGGTCACGAAAGAACAGGTAAAGGAACGCCTGTCGAAATTTGAGACGGCGGACGGACGCATCCTTGAGCTGTCCCGCGCGTTCCGTATGGAGCTCGGTACAGGCTGGTTCACGCCTGCGGGCGTGGTGCATGCGCCCGGTTCCCTGTGTACCTACGAGCCGCAGTGGAACAGCGACGTGATGGCAATGTGGGAAAATATCGTGGAAGGCGAAGTGTTTGGTTACGAGAGTCTGTGCGGCTATGTTCCTGCGGGCAGCGAACGCGACCTCGACGCGATTATGGACGCGGCGGACTGGGAGCTCAATACGATCGCGAACTATCGTGAGAAATTCTTCCGCCCGCCGGTCACGGATGAGGCCGGCGAAGGCTTCAAACAGGATTGGATTTGCTACGGCAACGATTTTGTCGCGGCGAAGGAGCTGACGGTCGATCCGGGCGCGGAAGTTCTCATCAGGGATGCGGCGGCTTACGGCTGCCTCGCAGTGCAGGGCCGCGGGCAGTTTGGGAAATTCGTCATCGAAACCCCCACGCTCATTCGCTACGGCCAGCTGACGGCGGACGAATTCTTTGTATCGAACGCGCGCGCGCGCGAAGGCGTGCTGGTGAAAAACACCTCGCCTGTGGAACCGCTCGTAATCCTCAAGCATTTCGGGCCCGACTGCGGGATGCCGCAGGTATGA
- a CDS encoding substrate-binding domain-containing protein, which translates to MGVVLPDITKIFFPNVLKGIETAAKKAGYRVNFLSSNFDFATEQESIEYLKASYVDGIIIDSCCKAEYLARWAGELAEENSGERFPVVSMEQVMDSSKISSVLADYQRLSKAAAAHLIGQGKRNLLYIKVGKELTHGQERYQGYLDALAENGIPFRSEFVLEADFSALSAYEATKAALGKGLCFDAIQTLNDQMAIGALKALKEAGIAVPGQVAIAGCDNIFASTLVSPQITTIDLPKYELGYTAFEELKRLMDGEGKTAPRSIILEAKLIVRQSTVADQPGDWNLSMW; encoded by the coding sequence ATTGGCGTCGTACTTCCCGATATTACGAAAATATTTTTCCCGAATGTGCTCAAGGGGATCGAGACGGCGGCAAAAAAGGCTGGTTACCGGGTGAACTTCCTGTCGAGCAATTTTGATTTTGCGACGGAGCAGGAGAGCATAGAATATCTGAAGGCAAGCTATGTGGACGGGATCATTATCGATTCCTGCTGCAAGGCGGAATATCTGGCCCGGTGGGCCGGGGAATTGGCGGAGGAAAACAGCGGGGAGCGTTTCCCGGTGGTCTCTATGGAACAGGTCATGGACTCTTCCAAGATATCTTCGGTACTGGCGGACTACCAGCGGCTGAGCAAAGCGGCGGCCGCCCACCTGATCGGCCAGGGTAAGAGGAACCTCCTCTATATCAAGGTCGGGAAAGAGCTTACGCACGGCCAGGAGCGTTATCAGGGATACCTTGACGCGCTGGCGGAAAATGGAATCCCGTTCCGCAGCGAATTCGTACTCGAAGCGGACTTTTCGGCACTCTCGGCCTATGAAGCGACGAAGGCGGCCCTCGGAAAAGGGCTGTGCTTCGATGCCATCCAGACGCTGAACGACCAAATGGCCATCGGCGCCCTCAAGGCGCTGAAAGAAGCGGGGATCGCGGTTCCCGGGCAGGTGGCGATTGCGGGCTGCGACAACATTTTTGCAAGTACGCTCGTGAGTCCGCAGATCACGACGATCGACTTGCCAAAATATGAGCTCGGCTATACGGCGTTCGAGGAACTGAAACGGCTGATGGACGGGGAAGGCAAGACGGCCCCGCGTTCGATCATTTTGGAAGCAAAACTGATCGTGCGCCAGTCCACCGTTGCGGACCAGCCCGGCGACTGGAACCTTTCCATGTGGTAA
- a CDS encoding class II fructose-bisphosphate aldolase, giving the protein MAINTKETMLLARQHETVIPAFNVPHLPMLKPIVQAIVDENSVAMIEVARVEWEKFCSQSLEAVAGEYRKYADTKHTMLHLDHVPVVDEDYKAVDYLPIIDRAIKAGFGSVMVDASRLSFEENAAATKKAADKAHAAGIPCEAELGAVMGHESGQMMPYEEIFATKAGFTDLEEAKLFVEKSGCDWLSVAVGNIHGAIADATRDQKKPTARLDVDHIAALYKATGIPLVLHGGSGIDPEYIRAGIKAGITKINVGTEVRQAYEAAMRESGDDIEAGRKAVYGAVRQLISETLRIAGTRTLLFGE; this is encoded by the coding sequence ATGGCAATCAATACGAAAGAAACGATGCTGCTGGCACGGCAGCATGAAACGGTAATCCCGGCATTTAACGTCCCGCATCTTCCGATGCTGAAACCGATCGTACAGGCGATCGTAGACGAAAATTCGGTCGCCATGATCGAGGTGGCGCGCGTGGAATGGGAAAAATTCTGTTCACAGAGCCTTGAAGCGGTTGCCGGGGAATACAGGAAATACGCGGATACGAAGCACACGATGCTGCATCTTGACCATGTCCCGGTGGTGGACGAGGACTACAAGGCCGTCGACTACCTGCCGATTATCGACCGCGCGATCAAGGCGGGCTTTGGTTCGGTGATGGTGGACGCTTCCCGCCTGTCCTTTGAGGAAAACGCTGCGGCGACCAAAAAGGCGGCGGATAAGGCACACGCGGCGGGCATTCCCTGCGAAGCGGAACTCGGTGCCGTGATGGGGCATGAAAGCGGACAAATGATGCCCTATGAAGAGATATTTGCGACCAAGGCGGGCTTTACGGACCTTGAAGAGGCGAAGCTGTTCGTGGAAAAGAGCGGATGCGACTGGCTTTCCGTTGCGGTAGGCAATATCCACGGAGCGATCGCGGACGCAACGCGCGACCAGAAGAAGCCTACGGCACGGCTTGATGTAGACCACATCGCGGCGCTGTACAAGGCGACGGGCATCCCGCTGGTGCTGCACGGCGGATCGGGGATCGACCCGGAATACATCCGCGCGGGCATCAAGGCGGGCATCACGAAGATCAACGTGGGTACGGAAGTACGCCAGGCGTACGAAGCGGCGATGCGGGAAAGCGGAGACGATATCGAAGCGGGCCGCAAGGCGGTCTACGGCGCGGTACGCCAGCTTATAAGCGAGACGCTGCGCATTGCCGGCACGCGGACTCTCCTGTTCGGCGAATAA
- a CDS encoding zinc-dependent alcohol dehydrogenase encodes MKGKMKVQNFYEPMVMKLEEHDIPQIADNEVLVKVKAVGICGSDISYYYGHSPLDTPDGKGPMYLGHEASGVVAEVGSIPKKLGLFNEGDRVALNPVQQCNACPACMRGEFNTCSHVETIGVSVNGCFAEYVKVKYTHVYKIPDEVSFEDAALAEPLACATHAVQRLDVQLGQTVVVYGTGGIGLMQVQLAKAAGAGKVIVVARKDYGLGKALECGATHVINNTDTDSKYYAADVAARVAEINNGEKAPRAIVATSNMDALQDALKVTGACSTIVYFGLPGPDDLLQVPVLEAIQSERTLKFAWLAPLVWDNVFAVIASGQVNLSPIITNRFSLEDAEKGIVFMKEAKEPKVKGVILFD; translated from the coding sequence ATGAAGGGAAAAATGAAAGTTCAGAATTTTTATGAACCGATGGTCATGAAGCTGGAGGAGCATGATATTCCCCAGATTGCTGACAACGAGGTTCTGGTTAAGGTAAAAGCCGTAGGCATCTGCGGCTCGGATATCTCTTACTATTATGGACACAGCCCGCTCGATACGCCCGATGGGAAAGGCCCGATGTACCTCGGGCACGAAGCGTCCGGCGTGGTCGCGGAAGTGGGAAGCATCCCGAAGAAGCTCGGGCTCTTCAACGAGGGCGACCGTGTGGCCTTAAACCCGGTCCAGCAGTGCAACGCTTGCCCGGCGTGCATGCGCGGCGAGTTCAATACATGCAGCCATGTGGAGACCATCGGCGTTTCCGTAAACGGCTGTTTTGCGGAATATGTCAAGGTGAAATATACCCACGTATACAAGATCCCGGACGAGGTGAGCTTTGAAGACGCGGCGCTTGCGGAACCGCTTGCCTGCGCGACGCATGCGGTCCAGCGCCTTGACGTACAGCTCGGCCAGACGGTCGTTGTTTATGGCACGGGCGGCATCGGCCTGATGCAGGTACAGCTTGCCAAGGCCGCGGGCGCGGGCAAGGTGATCGTGGTCGCGAGGAAAGACTACGGCCTCGGAAAAGCCCTCGAATGCGGGGCGACACACGTCATCAATAATACGGATACGGATTCCAAATATTATGCGGCGGATGTCGCTGCACGCGTTGCGGAGATCAATAACGGCGAAAAAGCGCCGCGCGCGATCGTCGCGACGAGCAACATGGATGCGCTGCAGGATGCGCTCAAGGTCACGGGCGCGTGCTCGACCATCGTGTATTTTGGCCTTCCGGGCCCGGACGACCTGCTCCAGGTGCCGGTGCTGGAAGCGATCCAGTCCGAGCGTACGCTGAAATTCGCATGGCTCGCGCCGCTGGTGTGGGATAATGTGTTTGCGGTCATCGCCTCCGGGCAGGTGAACCTTTCCCCCATCATTACCAACCGTTTTTCGCTTGAAGACGCGGAAAAAGGCATTGTGTTCATGAAGGAAGCAAAGGAGCCGAAGGTCAAGGGCGTGATCCTGTTCGATTAA
- a CDS encoding LacI family DNA-binding transcriptional regulator, with product MVRMKDVAEHAGVSVATVSNVITGKNFVSPTVKKK from the coding sequence ATGGTAAGAATGAAAGATGTTGCGGAACATGCAGGAGTCTCTGTTGCAACGGTATCCAATGTAATCACGGGGAAAAATTTTGTCAGCCCCACAGTAAAAAAAAAGTAG
- a CDS encoding sugar phosphate isomerase/epimerase family protein, translating to MARPVTLMTAQWGDMDFETLCKTAKEMGYDGLEIMCCSHIDPKRAAEDMDYCNELKGTMEKYGLKTWALAAHIVGQCVGDKWDPRLDNFAPSELAGKPEEIRKWAVETMMYVPKAAKNMGVDVVTGFMGSPIWAYWYSFPQTTEEMIDAGYQEIVDLWTPIFDEFDKYGILFALEVHPTEIAFDYYTAERLLEEFDYRETLGFNFDPSHLLWQGVNPTIFLRDFIDRVYHVHMKDAAVTLDGRAGILGSFITFGDTARGWNFRSLGHGDVNFEEIIRELNQYGYDGPLSVEWEDSGMERIYGATEACEFVRGVDFKPSDVAFDKAIAND from the coding sequence ATGGCAAGACCAGTTACATTAATGACGGCACAGTGGGGCGACATGGATTTTGAAACCCTGTGCAAGACGGCAAAGGAAATGGGATATGACGGGCTCGAAATCATGTGCTGTTCGCACATCGATCCCAAGCGTGCGGCGGAGGACATGGACTATTGCAATGAGCTCAAAGGCACGATGGAGAAATACGGCCTCAAGACGTGGGCGCTCGCGGCCCATATTGTGGGGCAGTGCGTGGGTGACAAGTGGGATCCGCGCCTCGACAACTTTGCGCCCTCGGAGCTTGCAGGCAAGCCGGAAGAGATCCGCAAATGGGCGGTCGAGACGATGATGTATGTCCCGAAAGCGGCCAAGAACATGGGCGTAGACGTTGTAACGGGCTTTATGGGCTCGCCGATCTGGGCATATTGGTATTCCTTCCCGCAGACAACGGAAGAAATGATCGATGCGGGCTACCAGGAAATCGTGGACCTGTGGACGCCTATTTTTGATGAATTCGATAAATACGGCATCCTTTTTGCGCTCGAAGTCCATCCGACGGAGATCGCATTCGACTATTACACGGCGGAGCGCCTGCTCGAAGAATTCGATTACAGGGAAACGCTGGGCTTCAACTTCGATCCGTCCCACCTGCTGTGGCAGGGCGTCAACCCGACGATCTTCCTGCGTGACTTCATCGACAGGGTGTACCACGTACACATGAAAGATGCGGCGGTCACGCTCGACGGACGTGCGGGCATCCTCGGCTCCTTCATTACCTTCGGCGATACGGCACGCGGCTGGAACTTCCGTTCCCTCGGCCACGGCGATGTAAATTTTGAAGAGATTATCCGCGAGCTGAACCAGTACGGTTACGACGGACCGCTTTCGGTCGAGTGGGAAGACAGCGGCATGGAGCGTATCTATGGCGCGACAGAAGCCTGCGAATTTGTGCGCGGGGTCGACTTCAAGCCGTCCGACGTGGCGTTCGACAAGGCGATCGCAAACGACTGA
- a CDS encoding Gfo/Idh/MocA family protein, which yields MERKLRYGMIGGGPGAFIGGVHRAAVRLNDEAELKAGCFSYIEEERQQAGRELCIDPDRNYTTFEEMAEAEGKREDKIDWVDIVTPNRFHYPAAKLFLEQGISVVCEKPLCFTVEEGEDLKRTAKEHGCLFCVTYTYTGHVMARQARAMVQKGQIGDIRMVMAEYPQDWLLDSLETITEDNKPWRADPKLSGRGACVADLGTHIENWVNYVTGLKIDKLCCNLDVFGKGGVLDNNVEVMVKYKGGATGMYWTSQVAIGFDNALKIRIFGEKGTLEFVQEENNYLRVSMRHEPPKIYSRGCGYLEEEAAKYVRVPCGHPEGLTEAFANIYKDFCAALRDKLDGKEVDEASYGYPTIDMGIEGVEFSNKCVDSSEAGCAWVTMEK from the coding sequence ATGGAACGTAAATTGAGATATGGTATGATCGGCGGCGGCCCCGGCGCTTTTATCGGCGGCGTACACCGCGCGGCGGTCCGCCTGAACGACGAGGCGGAGCTTAAGGCGGGCTGCTTTTCTTATATTGAAGAGGAGCGCCAACAGGCAGGACGCGAACTCTGCATCGATCCGGACCGCAACTATACGACGTTTGAAGAAATGGCGGAGGCGGAAGGAAAGCGCGAAGACAAGATCGACTGGGTGGATATTGTAACGCCCAACAGGTTCCACTATCCGGCAGCGAAGCTGTTCCTCGAGCAGGGAATCAGCGTTGTGTGCGAAAAGCCGCTGTGCTTCACGGTAGAAGAGGGCGAAGACCTTAAAAGGACCGCAAAAGAGCATGGCTGCCTTTTCTGCGTGACCTATACCTACACGGGCCATGTGATGGCGCGCCAGGCGCGGGCAATGGTGCAGAAGGGCCAGATCGGCGATATTCGCATGGTCATGGCGGAGTATCCGCAGGACTGGCTTCTGGATTCGCTCGAAACGATCACGGAAGACAACAAGCCGTGGCGTGCGGACCCGAAGCTTTCCGGACGCGGCGCGTGCGTGGCGGACCTTGGAACGCATATCGAAAACTGGGTCAATTATGTAACGGGTCTCAAGATCGACAAGCTGTGCTGCAACCTTGACGTATTCGGCAAAGGCGGCGTGCTCGACAATAACGTCGAGGTCATGGTGAAATATAAGGGCGGCGCGACGGGCATGTATTGGACGTCGCAGGTCGCGATCGGCTTTGACAACGCCCTCAAAATCCGTATTTTCGGCGAAAAGGGAACGCTCGAATTCGTACAGGAGGAAAACAATTACCTGCGCGTTTCCATGCGCCACGAACCGCCAAAGATCTACAGCCGCGGCTGCGGATACCTCGAAGAGGAAGCGGCGAAATATGTGCGCGTCCCCTGCGGGCACCCGGAGGGCCTCACCGAAGCGTTCGCGAACATCTATAAGGATTTCTGTGCTGCGCTGCGCGATAAGCTCGACGGCAAGGAAGTGGACGAAGCAAGCTATGGCTATCCGACCATCGATATGGGCATCGAAGGCGTGGAATTCTCCAACAAGTGCGTAGACAGCTCCGAAGCTGGTTGCGCCTGGGTCACGATGGAAAAATAA
- a CDS encoding sugar phosphate isomerase/epimerase family protein, with amino-acid sequence MKFGMVSLAWQSPFSDALGQFKLAKKYGCDIYEIVPEDWSTIDVDAINAAKAETGIETPTITGAFGDTRDMSSDNPEYRKGGIQYVKDMVDFAVKIGAKVVAGPMYSAVGKARQITEDEKKQAWDWATENLKECAQYAQDKGIRLGIEPLNRFETDFINTVEQGLDLIGRIGYDNVGFLLDTFHMNVEESNIPAAIRAAKGKIFDFHTCANNRGTPGEDNFNWEAIAAAIKDAGYDDYCLIESFTPDCKEIAKAASVWRPFAESPEAIAENGIPFLKKVFK; translated from the coding sequence ATGAAATTCGGTATGGTATCACTCGCTTGGCAGTCGCCGTTCAGCGACGCGCTCGGGCAATTCAAACTGGCAAAAAAATACGGCTGCGACATCTATGAGATCGTGCCCGAAGACTGGTCCACGATCGATGTAGATGCGATCAACGCCGCTAAAGCGGAAACGGGCATTGAAACGCCCACTATCACAGGTGCGTTCGGCGATACGCGGGATATGTCTTCGGACAATCCGGAATACCGTAAGGGCGGCATCCAGTATGTCAAAGACATGGTGGACTTTGCCGTCAAGATCGGCGCGAAAGTCGTTGCCGGCCCGATGTATTCAGCGGTAGGCAAGGCGCGCCAGATTACGGAAGACGAAAAGAAACAGGCTTGGGACTGGGCGACGGAAAACCTCAAAGAGTGCGCGCAGTATGCACAGGATAAAGGGATAAGGCTTGGTATCGAGCCGCTCAACCGTTTTGAGACGGATTTCATCAACACGGTGGAACAGGGCCTCGACCTCATTGGCCGCATCGGCTACGATAATGTGGGCTTCCTGCTCGACACCTTCCACATGAACGTGGAGGAATCCAATATCCCTGCTGCGATCCGCGCCGCGAAGGGTAAGATTTTTGACTTCCACACGTGTGCGAACAACCGTGGGACACCGGGCGAAGACAACTTCAACTGGGAGGCGATCGCCGCGGCGATCAAGGATGCGGGCTATGACGATTACTGCCTGATCGAATCCTTCACGCCGGACTGCAAGGAGATTGCGAAGGCGGCGTCCGTATGGCGTCCGTTCGCGGAATCACCGGAAGCGATTGCAGAAAACGGCATTCCGTTCCTGAAAAAAGTATTTAAATAA